One part of the Pandoraea faecigallinarum genome encodes these proteins:
- a CDS encoding IclR family transcriptional regulator — protein MPSERGAANPSRSPRSSLFVGSTEKTFQVLHAFDGPARYMTLGDIAKAADLDRSATQRLVHTLEALGYLYRVPETRTYGLTTKVLQFSYNYIRANELVDKASPYLLDISRRVGETTNLQELDGHEIVFVARFPGQHLVNIDIVVGARLPAMFTASGIAILSRLPDTRVREILSGTALEPMTPYTLIDEKKLLERIQTTTRRGYAIVENETVMGDISVAAPITDHDGHAVAAINISVPTSRWTRERAEAELAPHIQVAATSISKSRLSTFRR, from the coding sequence GTGCCATCGGAGCGCGGCGCAGCGAACCCGTCACGCTCGCCGCGTTCTTCGCTTTTCGTCGGCTCGACCGAGAAGACCTTTCAGGTCCTGCATGCGTTCGACGGCCCTGCGCGCTACATGACGCTAGGCGACATCGCCAAGGCGGCGGACCTCGACCGTAGCGCCACGCAGCGGCTCGTGCATACGCTCGAAGCGCTGGGCTATCTCTACCGCGTGCCCGAGACCCGCACGTATGGCCTGACGACCAAGGTGTTGCAGTTCTCGTACAACTACATCCGCGCGAACGAGCTGGTCGACAAGGCGTCGCCGTACCTGCTCGACATCAGCCGCCGCGTGGGCGAGACCACCAACCTTCAGGAACTCGACGGTCACGAGATCGTGTTCGTCGCCCGCTTCCCCGGCCAGCATCTGGTGAATATCGACATCGTGGTCGGCGCGCGTCTGCCCGCGATGTTTACGGCCTCGGGCATCGCCATCCTGTCGCGGCTGCCCGACACGCGGGTGCGCGAGATCCTCTCCGGCACGGCCCTCGAACCGATGACGCCGTACACGCTCATCGACGAAAAGAAGTTGCTCGAACGGATTCAGACGACCACACGTCGCGGCTATGCAATCGTCGAGAACGAAACCGTGATGGGCGACATCTCGGTCGCCGCCCCCATCACCGATCACGACGGCCATGCCGTCGCTGCCATCAACATTTCGGTCCCGACCTCGCGCTGGACACGCGAGCGCGCCGAAGCCGAACTCGCACCGCACATTCAGGTTGCCGCGACCTCGATCTCGAAGTCACGCCTATCGACGTTCCGGCGATAA
- the ppa gene encoding inorganic diphosphatase: MSFNHVPAGKDIPNDFNVIIEIPAQSDPVKYEADKDLGLLVVDRFIGTGMRYPANYGFIPQTLAGDGDPVDALVVTPFPLLAGSVVRCRALGMLNMTDESGVDAKLVVVPVDKICPMTAHMKSIDDVPGYLKDQIKHFFEQYKALEKGKWVKVEGWEGIDAAHKEIVDGVANAKK; the protein is encoded by the coding sequence ATGAGCTTCAACCACGTGCCTGCCGGCAAGGACATCCCCAACGATTTCAACGTCATCATCGAGATCCCGGCGCAAAGCGACCCGGTGAAGTACGAAGCCGACAAGGATCTGGGCCTGCTGGTCGTTGACCGCTTCATCGGCACGGGCATGCGCTACCCGGCCAACTACGGCTTCATTCCGCAAACGCTCGCCGGCGACGGCGACCCCGTCGACGCGCTGGTCGTCACCCCGTTCCCGCTGCTGGCCGGCTCGGTGGTTCGCTGCCGCGCGCTGGGCATGCTCAACATGACGGACGAATCGGGGGTGGACGCCAAGCTCGTCGTCGTGCCGGTCGACAAGATCTGCCCGATGACGGCACATATGAAGTCCATCGACGACGTGCCGGGTTACCTGAAGGACCAGATCAAGCACTTCTTCGAGCAATACAAGGCGCTGGAGAAGGGCAAGTGGGTCAAGGTCGAAGGCTGGGAAGGTATCGACGCCGCCCACAAGGAAATCGTCGACGGCGTGGCCAACGCCAAGAAGTGA
- a CDS encoding alpha-hydroxy acid oxidase — translation MHAFSCVEDYRLAARRRLTKLAFDYLEGGAEDGDALRRNRAAFGQWGFAPRVMIDTSQTSSRTTFWGRDAAAPMVVGPTGLNGLFWPRADELLARAAADAGLPFVLSTASTSLLEDVRAAVPEGELWLQLYVQQDRRIAESMMRRAREAGFRTLMLTVDTPVHGKRDHDTRNGFKLPLRFTPRLVADCVRHPHWSWQMLVGGAPQLRNIAKSVGERADLARHAAMLSRQMDLSMSWDDLAWVRRHWPGEVLVKGILTVEDARRAQTHGADGIIVSNHGGRQLGSTLAPVEALPMIVDALSAGGPAMSVFLDGGVRRGADVAKAVALGAKGVLLGRAPLYGVASRGAPGVAGVLALLLGELRTTMQLLGCTNVTDLTPQRLVPLPSLRA, via the coding sequence ATGCACGCGTTTTCCTGCGTGGAGGATTACCGTCTGGCGGCGCGCCGCCGACTGACGAAGCTGGCGTTCGATTACCTGGAAGGCGGGGCGGAGGACGGCGATGCCCTGCGCCGCAACCGTGCGGCGTTCGGGCAGTGGGGGTTCGCGCCGCGCGTGATGATCGACACGTCGCAAACGTCGAGCCGCACGACGTTCTGGGGGCGCGACGCCGCCGCGCCGATGGTGGTCGGGCCGACCGGCCTGAACGGCCTGTTCTGGCCCCGAGCCGACGAATTGCTCGCGCGCGCGGCGGCCGACGCCGGCCTGCCGTTCGTTCTGTCGACGGCCTCCACCTCGTTACTCGAAGACGTTCGCGCGGCCGTTCCCGAGGGTGAACTCTGGCTCCAGCTCTACGTGCAACAGGACCGCCGTATTGCCGAGAGTATGATGCGCCGGGCGCGCGAGGCGGGGTTTCGCACGCTGATGCTGACCGTCGACACACCGGTGCACGGCAAGCGCGATCACGACACGCGCAACGGTTTCAAGCTGCCGCTGCGTTTTACGCCGCGTCTGGTGGCGGATTGCGTGCGGCACCCGCACTGGAGCTGGCAAATGCTGGTGGGCGGCGCGCCGCAACTGCGCAACATCGCAAAGAGCGTGGGCGAGCGGGCGGATCTGGCGCGGCATGCCGCGATGCTCAGCCGTCAGATGGACCTGTCGATGAGCTGGGACGATCTGGCGTGGGTGCGACGCCACTGGCCGGGCGAAGTGCTGGTGAAGGGTATTCTGACGGTCGAGGACGCGCGCCGCGCGCAGACACATGGCGCAGACGGCATCATCGTTTCCAACCATGGCGGACGTCAGTTGGGCAGTACGCTGGCACCCGTCGAAGCCTTGCCGATGATCGTCGACGCGCTGAGTGCCGGCGGCCCGGCGATGTCCGTCTTTCTCGACGGCGGTGTGCGCCGCGGTGCGGACGTGGCGAAAGCCGTTGCCCTTGGCGCGAAGGGCGTGCTGCTCGGACGGGCCCCGCTGTACGGCGTGGCGTCGCGAGGCGCACCGGGCGTGGCCGGCGTGCTGGCGTTATTGCTGGGCGAGTTGCGCACCACGATGCAACTGCTCGGCTGTACGAACGTGACCGATCTTACGCCGCAGCGGCTGGTGCCGTTGCCGTCGCTTCGGGCATAG
- a CDS encoding Smr/MutS family protein has translation MSKKPPKLSLSDLHGLRDTLARQSAAREAERIAAAERAAQARRDANVFRDSIGDIAPLTSKGSTNRVEHPRLAPEPVARQTKEDEAAVLHESLSDEFDPEALLDTDDRLSYRRPGISHDAVLKLQRGDWVVQAQIDLHGMRRDEAREALSAFLHDAVKRGLRCIRVIHGKGLGSVNREPVLKDKVRGWLAQKNEVLAWAQAQGRDGGGGALVVLLQAS, from the coding sequence ATGAGCAAGAAGCCACCGAAACTCAGTCTCAGCGATCTCCACGGCCTGCGCGACACGCTTGCCAGACAGAGCGCCGCCCGCGAAGCCGAACGCATTGCCGCGGCCGAGCGGGCCGCCCAGGCCCGGCGCGACGCCAACGTATTTCGCGACAGCATCGGCGACATCGCCCCGCTCACCAGTAAGGGCTCGACCAACCGTGTCGAGCATCCGCGCCTTGCGCCCGAGCCGGTGGCGCGTCAAACGAAGGAAGACGAAGCGGCCGTGTTGCATGAGTCCCTCTCGGACGAATTCGATCCCGAAGCCCTGCTCGACACGGACGACCGCCTGTCATACCGGCGCCCCGGCATCAGCCACGACGCCGTACTCAAGCTGCAGCGCGGCGACTGGGTGGTGCAGGCGCAGATCGATCTGCACGGCATGCGCCGCGACGAAGCCCGCGAAGCGCTGTCGGCGTTCCTGCACGACGCCGTCAAGCGCGGCCTGCGCTGCATTCGCGTCATCCACGGCAAGGGCCTCGGCTCGGTGAATCGCGAACCGGTACTCAAGGACAAGGTGCGCGGCTGGCTCGCCCAGAAGAACGAGGTGCTGGCGTGGGCGCAGGCACAGGGACGCGACGGCGGGGGCGGTGCGCTGGTAGTATTGCTCCAGGCTTCGTAA
- a CDS encoding NAD(+) synthase, translating to MTNRFLNLYNHDFARVAVGVPQCRVADPAFNAAQTIALARQADAQGAVLVAFPELGIPAYSCEDLFQQRALHDACDAALADIVAASRELGPALIVGMPVRVQQRLFNCAVVIARGRIHGVVPKTYLPNYSEFYEARQFNAADDAGVDTVTLLGVDVPFGSLIFEAADQPLLRFHCEICEDVWVPVPPSSFAALAGATVLVNLSASNVVVGKSAYRHQLVGQQSARCLAAYLYTSAGQGESTTDLAWDGQALIYENGDMLAESERFASESHLIFADVDLERLARERMHQTTFGVSVRRHADEVARFRTIRVDVTVPRDVELPLARAIARFPYVPSDAQRRDERCHEVYNIQVQALMQRLASSKIQKVVIGVSGGLDSTHALLVCAKVMDRLGLPRTNILAYTMPGFATSERTLRQARELMEAVGCTAREIDIRPSCMQMLKDLDHPFSRGEDVYDVTFENVQAGERTNHLFRLANHLGAIVIGTGDLSELALGWCTYGVGDHMSHYNVNASVPKTLIMHLVRWVAETGQLGGAASAKPGKADKVDRAEKADRADRADKPDRGAKDAAQRRNVLIDILETEISPELVPGKANGAPEQRTEHFIGPYELQDFNLYYTLRFGYAPRKVAFLSWSAWHDASQGRWPEEGHLSRNAYDLVAIKRNLRIFLDRFFRTSQFKRSCIPNAPKVGTGGSLSPRGDWRAPSDSESVVWLADLDTVSDDPHA from the coding sequence ATGACCAACCGATTTCTCAATCTCTACAATCACGATTTCGCGCGTGTGGCCGTCGGAGTGCCGCAATGCCGCGTCGCCGATCCCGCTTTCAACGCTGCGCAGACCATAGCGCTCGCCAGACAGGCCGACGCGCAGGGCGCGGTGCTCGTCGCCTTTCCCGAACTCGGCATTCCCGCCTATAGCTGCGAAGACCTGTTCCAGCAGCGCGCCTTGCACGATGCGTGCGACGCCGCGCTCGCCGATATCGTGGCCGCGAGCCGCGAACTGGGACCGGCGCTGATCGTCGGCATGCCGGTGCGCGTGCAGCAGCGTCTGTTCAACTGCGCCGTGGTGATCGCGCGCGGACGCATTCACGGTGTCGTGCCCAAGACCTATCTGCCGAACTACAGCGAGTTCTACGAGGCGCGTCAGTTCAACGCGGCCGACGATGCGGGTGTGGATACGGTGACGCTGCTCGGTGTCGATGTCCCGTTCGGCTCGCTCATCTTCGAAGCGGCCGATCAGCCACTGCTGCGCTTTCATTGCGAGATCTGCGAAGACGTATGGGTGCCGGTGCCGCCGTCGTCGTTTGCGGCGCTGGCCGGGGCCACGGTGCTCGTCAACCTGTCGGCGTCGAACGTTGTGGTCGGCAAGTCGGCATATCGCCATCAACTGGTCGGTCAGCAGTCGGCGCGCTGCCTGGCCGCGTATCTGTACACCTCGGCCGGTCAGGGCGAATCGACCACCGATCTCGCGTGGGACGGTCAGGCGCTCATCTACGAGAACGGCGACATGCTGGCCGAATCCGAGCGCTTTGCCAGCGAATCGCATCTGATTTTCGCGGACGTGGATCTGGAGCGCCTTGCCCGCGAGCGCATGCATCAGACGACGTTCGGCGTGTCGGTGCGCCGGCATGCCGATGAGGTCGCACGCTTTCGTACGATCCGGGTGGACGTCACGGTGCCGCGCGACGTCGAACTGCCGCTCGCGCGCGCCATCGCGCGCTTCCCTTACGTGCCGTCCGATGCGCAACGTCGCGACGAGCGCTGCCACGAGGTGTACAACATTCAGGTGCAGGCGTTGATGCAGCGCCTTGCGTCGTCGAAGATTCAGAAGGTCGTGATCGGCGTGTCCGGCGGGCTGGACTCGACGCATGCGCTGCTCGTATGCGCCAAGGTCATGGACCGGCTCGGCCTGCCGCGCACGAATATTCTGGCGTACACGATGCCGGGGTTCGCCACGAGCGAGCGCACGCTGCGTCAGGCGCGCGAACTGATGGAGGCGGTCGGCTGCACGGCTCGCGAGATCGACATTCGTCCGAGTTGCATGCAGATGCTCAAGGACCTCGATCATCCGTTCTCAAGGGGGGAAGACGTCTACGACGTCACCTTCGAGAACGTGCAGGCGGGCGAGCGGACCAATCATCTGTTCCGTCTGGCGAATCATCTCGGTGCCATCGTGATCGGCACCGGCGATCTGAGCGAACTGGCGCTGGGCTGGTGCACCTATGGTGTGGGCGACCACATGTCGCACTACAACGTGAACGCCAGTGTGCCCAAAACGCTCATCATGCACCTCGTGCGCTGGGTGGCGGAGACCGGCCAGCTTGGCGGCGCAGCGTCCGCGAAGCCGGGCAAGGCGGACAAGGTCGATAGGGCGGAAAAGGCTGATAGGGCGGATAGGGCCGACAAGCCGGACAGGGGCGCGAAGGATGCCGCGCAGCGTCGCAACGTCCTGATCGACATTCTGGAAACGGAGATCAGCCCCGAACTGGTGCCGGGCAAGGCCAACGGCGCGCCCGAGCAGCGCACCGAGCATTTCATCGGACCGTACGAATTGCAGGACTTCAACCTCTACTACACGCTGCGCTTTGGGTACGCGCCACGCAAGGTGGCGTTCCTGTCGTGGAGCGCCTGGCATGATGCCTCGCAAGGGCGCTGGCCGGAGGAGGGCCATCTGTCGCGCAACGCTTACGATCTGGTCGCGATCAAGCGCAACCTGCGCATCTTTCTGGACCGCTTCTTCCGAACCAGCCAGTTCAAGCGTTCGTGCATTCCGAACGCGCCGAAGGTCGGCACGGGCGGCTCGCTCTCGCCGCGCGGCGACTGGCGTGCACCGAGCGACTCGGAGTCGGTGGTGTGGCTCGCAGATCTGGATACGGTGTCGGACGATCCTCACGCGTGA
- a CDS encoding trimeric intracellular cation channel family protein codes for MSAQLHTILAIMEAIAVLSCAISGFAEARKQHLDPVGAFVLAFATAFGGGTLRDVLLDHRPFYWVQHQWYSVIILVLSLSTSAVLKLVSRVATERVLLITDAIGLGFFSASGTSLALQTDMSAFMSVMMGVITGVGGGVLRDILCNEVPLVLRDTRPYAVCAFIGGWIYIALTYADLDPVYTLSISSFSVIFVRLITVAFDVRLKS; via the coding sequence ATGAGCGCCCAGCTACATACGATCCTGGCCATCATGGAGGCCATCGCCGTATTGTCGTGCGCCATCTCCGGCTTTGCCGAAGCCCGCAAGCAGCACCTCGACCCGGTCGGCGCCTTCGTCCTGGCCTTCGCGACCGCTTTCGGCGGCGGCACGCTGCGCGACGTGCTGCTCGATCACCGTCCCTTCTACTGGGTCCAGCATCAGTGGTACTCGGTCATCATTCTCGTGTTGTCGCTGTCCACCTCCGCCGTGCTCAAGCTCGTCTCGCGCGTGGCGACCGAGCGCGTGCTCCTGATTACGGATGCGATCGGGCTGGGGTTCTTCAGTGCATCGGGCACGTCGCTGGCGTTGCAGACCGACATGTCGGCGTTCATGTCAGTGATGATGGGGGTCATCACCGGCGTGGGTGGTGGCGTGCTTCGCGACATTCTCTGCAACGAGGTGCCGCTGGTGCTGCGCGACACGCGTCCCTATGCCGTATGCGCCTTCATCGGGGGATGGATCTACATCGCGCTCACTTACGCCGATCTCGATCCCGTATACACGCTCTCGATCAGTTCGTTTTCGGTGATTTTCGTGCGCTTGATTACCGTGGCGTTCGACGTCCGGCTCAAATCGTAA
- a CDS encoding P-II family nitrogen regulator yields the protein MKRVTAIIKPFKLDEVREALAEVGVTGLTVTEVKGFGRQKGHTELYRGAEYVVDFLPKIKIEVVVSAAQAEQVIDAVLGAARTGKIGDGKIFVTDVERVIRIRTGEEGEQAV from the coding sequence ATGAAACGCGTAACTGCCATCATCAAACCCTTCAAGCTCGACGAAGTGCGCGAGGCGCTGGCCGAAGTCGGCGTGACCGGTCTCACCGTCACGGAAGTGAAGGGCTTCGGCCGTCAGAAGGGACACACCGAGCTGTATCGCGGCGCCGAATACGTGGTCGACTTCCTGCCGAAGATCAAAATCGAAGTCGTGGTGAGCGCGGCACAGGCGGAGCAGGTCATCGACGCTGTACTGGGCGCTGCGCGCACCGGCAAGATCGGCGACGGCAAGATCTTCGTGACGGACGTCGAGCGCGTGATCCGCATTCGTACGGGCGAAGAGGGTGAGCAGGCGGTCTGA
- a CDS encoding GNAT family N-acetyltransferase — MSSDVVIRVVQSIEDVPADAWNALAGDNPFVQHAFLHAMHETGCASKRTGWQPAYLLMQADDVLVGAMPLYVKSHSRGEYVFDHAWADAFVRHGLAYYPKLLCAVPFSPVTGPRLLARTQADRVALARGAIAFAKQLELSSIHVLFTHDDDLAALTEAGYMLREGVQFHWENAGFATFDDFLAQMNQEKRKKLRQDRRRVREAGVTYRWLRGAQIDDAALDFFYRCYENTYREHWNAPYLSREFFGRLHATMPEALLIVMAEREGAPLACALNVVSGDTMYGRYWGTTDFVSGMHFETCYAQGIEYCIANGLRSFEGGAQGVHKMSRGLLPTPTWSAHWIADARFAQAIEDFLDRETSAMDEHIGELEAHTPFKRPAP, encoded by the coding sequence GTGAGCAGCGACGTAGTCATCCGTGTAGTGCAATCGATCGAAGACGTACCGGCCGACGCGTGGAACGCGCTCGCGGGCGACAACCCGTTCGTGCAGCACGCGTTCCTGCATGCGATGCATGAGACGGGGTGCGCCTCGAAGCGCACGGGCTGGCAGCCGGCCTATCTGTTGATGCAGGCGGATGACGTCCTCGTGGGCGCCATGCCCCTTTATGTCAAATCGCACTCCCGCGGCGAGTACGTCTTCGATCACGCCTGGGCCGATGCATTTGTGCGACACGGCCTGGCGTACTACCCGAAGCTGCTTTGCGCGGTGCCGTTCTCGCCGGTGACGGGGCCCCGTCTGCTGGCGCGCACGCAGGCGGATCGCGTGGCGTTGGCGCGCGGGGCGATCGCCTTCGCGAAACAGCTTGAGTTGTCGTCCATTCATGTGCTCTTCACCCACGACGACGATCTGGCCGCGCTCACCGAAGCGGGCTACATGCTGCGTGAAGGCGTGCAGTTCCACTGGGAGAATGCGGGTTTCGCGACGTTCGACGACTTCCTCGCGCAGATGAATCAGGAAAAGCGCAAGAAGCTCAGGCAGGACCGTCGCCGCGTGCGCGAGGCAGGCGTGACGTACCGGTGGCTGCGCGGTGCGCAGATCGACGATGCCGCGCTCGATTTCTTTTACCGGTGCTACGAGAACACCTACCGCGAGCACTGGAACGCGCCTTACCTGAGCCGGGAATTCTTCGGGCGGCTCCATGCCACGATGCCCGAAGCATTGCTGATCGTCATGGCCGAGCGCGAGGGCGCGCCGCTGGCCTGCGCACTGAACGTGGTAAGCGGCGACACGATGTACGGGCGATATTGGGGGACGACGGATTTTGTCTCCGGCATGCACTTCGAAACCTGCTATGCGCAGGGCATCGAGTACTGCATCGCCAACGGGTTGCGCAGCTTCGAGGGCGGCGCGCAGGGCGTGCACAAGATGTCGCGCGGGCTGTTGCCGACTCCCACCTGGTCGGCACACTGGATCGCCGATGCGCGCTTCGCGCAGGCCATCGAGGATTTTCTGGACAGGGAGACTTCGGCGATGGACGAGCATATCGGCGAACTTGAGGCGCACACGCCATTCAAGCGTCCCGCGCCCTGA
- a CDS encoding dihydrodipicolinate synthase family protein produces the protein MLRSAQLKGIFPAIPTPVNADDSIHTDAARALMRYLLAQGIDGVVPLGGTGEYGALSRAERVRMAELAAQEVEAHGRDVPVIAGVLDPGYHDAIEAGRDFAAAGAHGLLVLTPYYTNPTQAGIRDYFLRYADESPLPILIYEIPYRTRIAIAPEVLHELSRHENIIGMKACNTDMWHFLRTIAGVDESFAVLSGEDTLFPLHVAAGARGGIVVTASLLPTAWQRIFSLARDGRTAEALALHRSLIPLMNLAFAETNPGPMKSVMDLIGVNAPAMLAPLVPPAPALSAELREELKRQLAIFEGR, from the coding sequence ATGCTTCGCTCCGCACAACTCAAGGGCATCTTCCCGGCGATCCCCACGCCGGTGAATGCCGACGATTCGATTCACACCGACGCCGCACGCGCGCTCATGCGCTACCTGCTCGCGCAGGGCATCGACGGTGTGGTGCCGCTGGGCGGCACCGGCGAGTACGGTGCGCTCTCGCGCGCCGAGCGCGTGCGCATGGCCGAACTCGCGGCACAGGAAGTCGAGGCACACGGGCGCGACGTGCCGGTGATCGCCGGCGTGCTCGACCCGGGATATCACGACGCCATCGAGGCAGGCCGCGACTTCGCCGCCGCGGGTGCGCACGGTCTGCTGGTGCTCACGCCGTATTACACGAACCCGACGCAAGCGGGTATTCGCGACTATTTCCTGCGCTATGCCGACGAGTCGCCGCTGCCCATCCTGATCTACGAAATTCCGTATCGCACACGTATCGCGATTGCCCCCGAAGTGCTGCATGAACTCTCGCGCCATGAAAACATCATCGGCATGAAAGCGTGCAATACCGACATGTGGCATTTCCTGCGCACGATCGCCGGTGTCGACGAATCGTTTGCCGTGCTCAGCGGCGAAGACACGCTGTTCCCGCTGCACGTGGCGGCGGGTGCGCGCGGCGGGATCGTGGTGACGGCATCGCTGCTGCCCACGGCCTGGCAACGCATCTTCTCGCTCGCGCGCGACGGCAGAACGGCCGAGGCGCTGGCACTTCATCGCTCGCTGATTCCGCTGATGAATCTGGCGTTCGCCGAGACGAACCCCGGCCCGATGAAGTCGGTGATGGATCTGATCGGGGTGAACGCGCCCGCGATGCTGGCGCCGCTCGTGCCGCCCGCGCCTGCGTTGTCGGCCGAGCTGCGCGAAGAGCTGAAGCGCCAGCTCGCGATTTTCGAAGGGCGCTGA